DNA sequence from the Nicotiana tomentosiformis chromosome 3, ASM39032v3, whole genome shotgun sequence genome:
GAACAtattttttgttttcttattaaGAGGAGAATTGGACAAAAATCTTCTCCAAGTAGCAGACTTGGCTTTCATTTATGTTCTCTATTGTTGATGCTGACAATGTTTGAACATCATCTTGCCTAATTTAAGTTACCACTCTCTTGTTTCTTTGTGTGTGTCTTCTACTAGCAAAACTATGAGTGTTATCTGAGTTATTGCCAATTATCTCTTTTCAAGAAGGAATACTATCATTTTATGTTGTCAATTCATAGATATTCCAAGTCGTCCTGAGATGCCTGGTTATTATGGCCGCAATGATGAACAAGGAACGCATCATGCCATTAGGGATATGGATCCTATTGAGGCATCATATGAACAATACTTGCGAAGTGGGGTACTTAATATTTACCTCTTTGcgtgtttattttttttatgctTGCTTCCGTGACTATGTTTTAGTCTAACATATTGCTAACAATTTTATCAGCAAATTTCCTCCTTTGCTGGTAGTGAATCTGCAAGATCCATGGGTAATGGAGTAACCAGTCATCCTATTGATGATCCGCGTGCTATGGGTATTGTGGGAGCAGAAGCAGTTGTTGCTAAAAGCAGGGCCATTGGGATGGGAGGTGTTAGACCAGAAATTCCTCTTCCTCCTAATGCTAGCAGTACATTGTTTGTTGAAGGGTTGCCAGCTAATTGCACCCGAAGAGAGATGTCACGTATCCTTCTGTAATCTGCTTCTCCATTTAACTACTTTTCTTACGGTGCTAGTTCTTTCCTTGATTTCAGTTTGCAGATATATTTCGACCATTTGTAGGTTACAGAGAAGTTAGACTTGTGATCAAAGAATCACGACACGTAAGAACATACCTATATATTTCTTTCTAGTCTTAGTTCTATTATGATGTTTTCTTAGGAATTCTGCCCCATCAACTTATGTAGCCAGGAGGGCATCCCTTGGTTCTTTGCTTTGTTGATTTTGTGAGTCCAGCCCATGCAGCTACTGCAATGGATGCCTTACAAGGTGAGCTGTCCATACCTGCTATTGGTAACATTAATCTTGTGGCTGATTTCGCTGTAGGCTTGAAGTATATTCAGTGTTCTATATCCTTCCCTCTTTTTGGGAAGCCTGTAAAAATGGCTACAAAAATTAAGGCTACAACAGTTAAAAGGTGTCTTTTGCTTATCCAAGAAAAAAAAGGCTTCAGAAGATAAAAACTGTAAGAAACAATTAGGTTACAATATTAGAACTATCTGGCATTTAAGTTTGGCTGTGATGGACTTGAAGGTAATGACTTTATtaaaaacagaaaaagaaaaagtcaGCAAGTTTCCCCGTCAAGAGTGTGAACATGACTGTTTATAACTTTATATTATACTCTTAAGGCTCTCTAAAAATTAGCTTAAATGTTGGTGGCACTTTTATGATCAGTTAGGTGTTTGCTCACGTAATTCCGCTAGATACTTCTAATTGTAGACTCTTTTGGTGTTTGCTCTCTTTATTTGATCACTTGCATCTGAGACTTGTAACTTATGTTTTTCTAGCATGAAAAATTCTCCTGCCATTCCTGCGAAACACAAAAGGTTCTATAGACAAAAATGGCTATGTAGCCCTAATTTAACAAATTTCATACATATGTTTTGTCTCATTCCTTCCCTTCCCTTGCACATCTGCAGTCGAATTGAAGCACATTCCAAAAGTGATGGTTTTGCCAAAAGCACCTGAAATGGAGTACAAGTGtcagtttttattttttctctcaGACTTTATACTTGCAATTCATAAAATTGATGCCTCCATTCCTTCAACAAAAACAAACAATATCTTCCCCCAAAGTTGGCTAACCAGTaatgttttctttccttttttttttgggtgggggTTGGGGTAGGGGGTGGATGCTCCATCTTGGTTTGTCTATTCCTTCTTTTCCCGCCTTTTCTAAATGTCCATTACAATGCGTGGCCTTAATAAGCTAATCTGGAGAGTGGACATCCCTTTCCTGATTCTTTGTAATCCTTAGTTTCTAGATCCCTTACTCTCAGTTATACATATGCCATCTCCTTATAAATGCAGAACTGGGTCTAGCATTTTCTTGTTTTTGGGTTTGTTAGAACACTTCAAAATACTTTTCCAAACATTTTTTAGACGTGACATACATTCCTCATTGTTGAATATTGGGTTCTCAAAATTTCTCAGAGAGAAGCTTCTACAAAATGCAGGATTAGCAACTTCAAATAATTATAACGTTACATTTGAGTGTTGAGGAACTCGTAGCTTTGAAAATTGAGCTAATCTTACTGCGTGTTGCTGTTTCTGGATAAATGCCGAGTGCTTAAAATCAATTATAAATGGTATCCCTCCTGTTGCTCGGTCAAGGGGGAAAATGCAATCTTCTTTATGATTTTCTAAAAGTGCTTTCAACTGATTGAGGACCCAAAAGAAGACACATGCATGTGGTGGAAACTTGACGCTTGTGGCAGAGATGATTGCCTTGCTGTCCTGCTCTAGGCTATTGTATTCTTTTTTCCCTGTTTTGGCACATTACTCTTCTGGGATTGCTTTAAGGGAAGCATTGCCTGGGATTACTTGTTGCAAGGCATTTTGATTTAAAATTGATCTGCTCTTTAGACTTTTCACCAGTGGTTTAGTTTGTCAAATGTTTTGAAAGTTCATGGGTTAGAGCTACAGTAGTCCAATTGAGATAAATCTTAATGCAGCCGATCTGTAATTCAGTATTCTACTTGAAGAAACTGGAGAATGGATTCCCTCCTGGAGAATGTTTTAATTAAATACGAATAAACTCAAAGTTTTAACTCCCCATTGAGGGGTTTTTTATGCGGTTTGTCCACTTTTAGCCTCCAGCTACATCTCAAGACTCGACCTACAAATTTTAACGGAGACATCAAATTTGTTTGTTTGGTACAATTTTTGTGATGTAAATGATATAATTCAATTTTTGTATTTTGTGGGCTCTAACTTATTTTAGGAGCCAGGGATGCCCTTTAATGAAATCTGTACTTTATAAAGAAAAAGACAAATTTTAACGGAGACTGGATCTGGATCATCTGTCTAAAAAAGCCATCTGAAATGTTGAGTATGATAGTTGCCGTTTACTAGACCCGTCAAAAAAATTAGGTCTCCGCATTTATCTTGCCTCAAACAAGCAGAGAGTGATCAAGTTATTCAGTTCTTTTGTAGTTTGTTATCTTGTTTCTTTGAGTGACTTGCATGTTAACACTTTTTCCTAGTAGTTGGACTTCCATAAAGGTAAAAAGAAATTTGTACAAGGTACTGTCTGTAGCTTTGCCAGGGTTTGAGTTGCATGATCTGGTGAGATCTAGTTGCAAATTTCATGGGTTGGTCGCGTgctttaatttttattataaagTGATCCTCTGCCAATTTTGGGACATTGAACTCTAAATCACATGTTTGTACGTCTGTACCTAATTCGTCAATGATGTGTGCTGTGTCAGATAGTAAACTCTAATCTTGCAGGTTATAAATTCGACGATCATGACCGTGATTCGGTCAACTTAAGGCTGCAATATGCTCGCCATCCTGGTGCTAGGTCAGGTGGCGGGCGTCGCGCAAGGCGTTGAATTATGCGTCTTTACAGGTGATACGCTTAACTTCTGTGCACTTGACCCTCTATTACTAATGATGAAAGGCTACGCTACAAAATTCATCGATCGAGCTAAATTGTGGAATGACCCTTACTGTGTAGGACCAACTTGACTTTGGAGTTACGTATTTAGATGTTACGCCAGCTTTTGCAGTTTTGTGTACTACACCTCTCTCTGAAAGGGTTTCATTAGGACCGGCCTTTTCTATTTGCACGGGTAGAAATGGTAGTTGGATATTAATATTTAGCTTCCCTTTCCGCGTCAATGTTGGTGTCGTCCTTTGCTGAGGACGGATGTTGTTATATTTCATCTCCTGATAGATGAAGATGATAGTTTTATCTGGCGGTTAGGATGTTACCTTACCGTTGTAATGATAAATGGGAGGTGCTGCGTACTAATTTTTAGATTTGCTTGTTTGATTATGCGGTATATTGTTCGAATTCATCTTTAGATTTGCTAAACAACTTGTTATGACATAGCCGTTAGCCCATTTCAGGGTTCTATTTGATGAGCTATTTATTTCTGCTTTGATTGATGACAGAAGTGCTTAGTGTTCTGTGTTGATATTGGATGTTTGGTATACTGGGATTTAGCATTTAGGTAGTGGAAGAAATTCGCAGGAGTAAGGGAAAAAAAATCTCCTTCCATTTGGCAATTCTTTGTTAGCATGTCTGCACTTTCCCTTGATATAATTTGTTCATGGTTTTGGTCACCAGGAACTGTGCTTCAAGAGTCCAAGGTTCCTCTAGCATTTGCTCATATTATACGATTTCGTAGTAGGTCTATGACTGTGAAGACGAGGGATCTATTCTTCAATCCTGTATTGTCATCAATGCATATACTACAACTATCTTAGTTAACAATTTTTTGGTTTCTTCATTTGTTGCATATTAGTGCTCTTCAAAAATCTGCAGATGGAATTTGGTACCATTTTTTTAGTTTATAGTTTAATTTATATTAGGTGATGCTGGATCTGTTTGTTTAGTGTGTTCACAGTTATATAGCGGAGGCTGCCAAATTCTCTCATGTGTTTGTAAGGATGACACATAATGCTGCTTGAAGGTTGCGCAGCATGCGTATTCCATCTCAAAGCACCATGTTGTCACCAATTTACACTTAATCATGTTGAATACAGTAGATGTATCCTTGTGTTTTTATATATTCTCCAACTTATTTTCAGAAGTTTTGACATTCTCATGTATTCTTGCTTTAAAACCAAGAGCGGGACGATGCGAAGGAATATTTGATAAAAGAAAAATTTCTGTTAATATGACATTGTTAGGTTTGCTGCCCACGGCAGACAAATTCTATGGCCAGAAGGCCCAGAAACATATTCTACATAGTCTTGGCACTCATTTGCTTTCTGCATGTAGTTCATCAAATGGAATAATGAAATCTGGAATATTAATCGTCTATTTTACAGCCTTGATACTTTCAACATATACCATTGATTCttgtaaaaagaaaaagaaataacagTAACAAAAACTATACTTCAATCTTAAGTTAGTTATGGTTAGCTATATGAATATCTTACTATCTATTCCGCTCCATTTAAAACAAACAGATGAGGAGAAGGAAAAAAAACAAGGTAAGTCTAAACCCATAAAACTAATTTTTACTGTTAATTAATGGCAAAGCTGTAATAATTCAAAAGCATATTTAGCAGATGCAATGTTTTTCTTATTAATTGGCGATGGGGAGGGGGCGTTTCCAATTGGCGACGCAAACAACTGAACAAAGTAGGCACATGGACGGCAAGAagcatataatttttttttgaaaatttcactCAAACTTgctgaagaaaaagaaaaagaaaaagctttTCGTGTAAAGTTACTGATCCGACTAATAAATCAATCGTACCACACTCCTTTGTGTTATGAGAAAGTGTGATGTTGATATTTTGAAGGAAAATTTATCCCTGGAATATATAAGCATACGGAATTAACAAAATGATAGCGTGGAAATTATGCCTTCTGATCCAATCAGAGGGTTAATCTGTTCAGTCGATGGAGTAGTGAACGAAAAGTTAATGAAACTTAATCTAATCACAGGGTTAATCTGTTCGGTCAAAGGTTGCGAACCAAAATCTATAGCTTGGTCTTTGTGATGTAATGACAATACACAGCGATAATTCGacagaaattgaaaaaaaaaacaaaaaggcaGGTTATCAAAATATGTAAACTATCGAGTAAAGAGAATTAAATGGACAAAAATATGTTTTCAAACCCCATACATTTAAGATTAATATGTTTCTTTTCCAAAGgatctcaaaaatattttctctcttttttccgATTCCTTTTCTTTTCCAAAGGTTTTCAAACCCAATTTCTCTCCTTCTTACGATCACCcaaaatctttattttttattgataCAATGCAGACGAAATTCGGAATATTGCTCTAGAATCGAAATATTGCTCTAGAATCAAGCTGTGGGTAAGTTTGGAATCTTGTTTTCTTTCTCTCCAAAATCTTTATTGTATGTGACTtgtatatgatacatcaataccaAAAACAATACTTGATATAATATTAATACAATTATATTAGATTTTTAGTGTAGAGTTGTGATTGAAACTTAAATAAGATGAAAATCATAATTGTATCACAATTTTTCAGAAATGTATCGTGATTGTATTATATTTGTATATGTATCATAATTGTTGAAGGAATTGTATTACAAATATATGATAATTGTATATTGTTGGGGCAGTTGTGAGTTCGTGACGCATTTCACAGTTTGTATCACAAATAtatgataattatatattaatttattagtaTTATATCAGGTATTATTTTGGGTATTAATATACCATATACAAGTTAGACACAATTATGATACACGTATGATAAAATTATGTATCTGAAGCAATTCAAATACAATTATTATACAATTCCTGAATACTTCTTCATTTTTAGTGCTGTTCAGTCTCCCAGCAAAAGAATGATGCAGTTGAtgattttttaataatataaagcTGTCAGCAATGGTGGGAATAGAGAAGATGGAGATTTTTGGCGTAGATTAAGGAATTTTGATgtaaaaaaaaaggaagagaaaagaggagagggaaaaaagaagaagatgtaATTGGATCCCTTAATTGAACTCACTAATAATGGGGTGAGAGCCTTTTAAGGAGCAATGTATACAATTTGCATGAAAAATGGAATTGTAATTTTTTTGACAGTTGTATAAAAGATCAAAATCATAACTGGATGAAGTATAATTTTAAGGATATATTCATTATTCTATACCTTAAATAACTAAAAGCAATCTTCATAATCCTAAACAAAAAAAGAATTGCTTCAGTTACCTTACCTACTGAGACACGTACCTTTCTTAGAGCATAGATCGCAGATTTTCTTAGAAAATCCCACAGAATCTCCTAAAAAGTCCTATTTATAGTCAGTTTCTATCTTCTTGATATTCAGTTAGGATTCTGTACCAGGCCGTATTATTTTACC
Encoded proteins:
- the LOC104096974 gene encoding RNA-binding protein 2-like isoform X2, with the translated sequence MADAYWRVTDGRIQPASLPPVAGKRPRTEYDIPSRPEMPGYYGRNDEQGTHHAIRDMDPIEASYEQYLRSGQISSFAGSESARSMGNGVTSHPIDDPRAMGIVGAEAVVAKSRAIGMGGVRPEIPLPPNASSTLFVEGLPANCTRREMSHIFRPFVGYREVRLVIKESRHPGGHPLVLCFVDFVSPAHAATAMDALQEMIALLSCSRLLYSFFPVLAHYSSGIALREALPGITCCKAF
- the LOC104096974 gene encoding RNA-binding protein 2-like isoform X1, which translates into the protein MADAYWRVTDGRIQPASLPPVAGKRPRTEYDIPSRPEMPGYYGRNDEQGTHHAIRDMDPIEASYEQYLRSGQISSFAGSESARSMGNGVTSHPIDDPRAMGIVGAEAVVAKSRAIGMGGVRPEIPLPPNASSTLFVEGLPANCTRREMSHIFRPFVGYREVRLVIKESRHPGGHPLVLCFVDFVSPAHAATAMDALQGTVLQESKVPLAFAHIIRFRSRSMTVKTRDLFFNPVLSSMHILQLS
- the LOC104096974 gene encoding protein MATERNALLY EXPRESSED GENE 5-like isoform X6 — its product is MADAYWRVTDGRIQPASLPPVAGKRPRTEYDIPSRPEMPGYYGRNDEQGTHHAIRDMDPIEASYEQYLRSGQISSFAGSESARSMGNGVTSHPIDDPRAMGIVGAEAVVAKSRAIGMGGVRPEIPLPPNASSTLFVEGLPANCTRREMSHIFRPFVGYREVRLVIKESRHPGGHPLVLCFVDFVSPAHAATAMDALQVI
- the LOC104096974 gene encoding protein MATERNALLY EXPRESSED GENE 5-like isoform X5; amino-acid sequence: MADAYWRVTDGRIQPASLPPVAGKRPRTEYDIPSRPEMPGYYGRNDEQGTHHAIRDMDPIEASYEQYLRSGQISSFAGSESARSMGNGVTSHPIDDPRAMGIVGAEAVVAKSRAIGMGGVRPEIPLPPNASSTLFVEGLPANCTRREMSHIFRPFVGYREVRLVIKESRHPGGHPLVLCFVDFVSPAHAATAMDALQGLATSNNYNVTFEC
- the LOC104096974 gene encoding RNA-binding protein 2-like isoform X3 yields the protein MADAYWRVTDGRIQPASLPPVAGKRPRTEYDIPSRPEMPGYYGRNDEQGTHHAIRDMDPIEASYEQYLRSGQISSFAGSESARSMGNGVTSHPIDDPRAMGIVGAEAVVAKSRAIGMGGVRPEIPLPPNASSTLFVEGLPANCTRREMSHIFRPFVGYREVRLVIKESRHPGGHPLVLCFVDFVSPAHAATAMDALQGYKFDDHDRDSVNLRLQYARHPGARSGGGRRARR
- the LOC104096974 gene encoding RNA-binding protein 2-like isoform X4, producing the protein MADAYWRVTDGRIQPASLPPVAGKRPRTEYDIPSRPEMPGYYGRNDEQGTHHAIRDMDPIEASYEQYLRSGQISSFAGSESARSMGNGVTSHPIDDPRAMGIVGAEAVVAKSRAIGMGGVRPEIPLPPNASSTLFVEGLPANCTRREMSHIFRPFVGYREVRLVIKESRHPGGHPLVLCFVDFVSPAHAATAMDALQVCSQLYSGGCQILSCVCKDDT